The genomic region tgctcatcgtgaccgcgtggcgcacaaggtagaggctcgaatccgtcgaagatcaaatctccacggatatcggccgtgtagttcaagcttccaaacctgaccaggtggccaggggcgtatctttccatctgctccagatggccaagcgaattggcccgcagtgcaaagccgccgagcacgaagatctgtccggggagaaaagtctcaccctggaccgcatcactatcaatgatagtaggagccatcaagcctaaaggcaacgacatagaggaactctcaatgaaagcaccaatgtcggtgtcaaaatcggcagatctcgggtaaggggtcccgaactgtgcgtctaggccggatggtaacaggaggcaggggatacaatgttttacccaggttcgggccctcttgatggaggtaaaaccctacgtcctccttgattaatattgatgatatgggtagtacaagagtagatctaccacgagatcagagaggctaaaccctagaagctagcctatggtatgattgtctgttgtcgttgttgtcctacagactaaaacccttcggtttatatagacactggagagggttagggttacacaaggtcggttacaaaggaggagatatccatatccgtattgcctagctttccttccacaccaagtagagtcccatcgggacacgagacaaagtcttcaatcttgtatcttcatagtctaatagtccgaccaatggagatagtccggctgttcggagaccccctaatcctggactccctcaatgggaaagcaggagaaggaagaaggcgtggagaAAAAGAGGAATCTTTGTCCTCTTATATAGGtagtgaatatcaaacgccccccTCAAGCGTTAAAACTCGCCTGTTACCAAGGGGTCGtgcaaatggcacggttggattacccaaaaacGTATTGATAAGGATCCCGTAATGGGTGGACATGATCTAtgttttgacaagatgtgccaatagagGTTGTGCCTCGAAACGCGAACTAGGAGGTGTAAAAATGGTTCGAAATGTTAAGAGGCCAGACGTGATGTTTCGccaaaaaaagttgtcagtaaaaagACACTCTTTTGATTAATATCTTACCTTCATTGCTAAGAGTTGTAACAACTATAtagagccggatacagttcttttgttcataaaatttctttgaagtattcaggaggagaaacccgccttgcaatgccgatgacaatccgcgtgccgaacatatcgtcattgaagactggttcaggggctactgagggagccctggattagggcGTCCTTGGGTGTCCGgcctatttgatatgggccggactgatggccaATGAAGATACAAAGCGGacgactttcccccgtgtccgtgtaggactctcctatgcgtggatggcaagattggtgtccagatatgtaatttccttcctctacaaaccgactctgtacaaccctaggccccaccggtgtgtatataaaccggagggttcagtccgtagaagctatcagaattctcataggctagacatctagggtttagccattacgatctccaggtagatcaactcttgtgacccctatactcatcaaatacaatcaagcagggcatagggttttacctccaataagagggcccgaacctgggtaacaccGTGTACCCTTTGTcccttgttacctttgatcctcagatgcacagttcggtaccccctgctacctcttgatcatgcattggttttcccttgaagaggaaagggtgatgcagcaaagtaccgtaagtatttccctcagtttttgagaaccaaggtatcaatccaataggagactacatgcaaatcgcctagtacctgcacaaacaaataagaaccttgcaaccaacgcgataaaggggttgtcaatccattcacacccacttgcaaaagtgagatctgataaagataataagataaatatttttggtatttttgtggtatagattgggaaataaagattgcaaaataaatagtaaactataattgtaaattggaaacttatatgatgcaaagtagacccgggggccataggtttcactagtggcttctcccatgatagcacgtattacggtgggtgaacaaattactgccgagcaactgatagaaaagcgcatagttatgatgatatctaaggcaatcatcatgaatatgggcatcacgtccatgacaagtagaccaaaacgattctgcatctactactattactccacacatcgaccgctacccagcatgcatctagagtattaagttcataagaacggagtaacgcattaggcaagatgacatgatgaagagggataaactcaagcaatatgatataaaccccatctttttatcctcgatggcaacaatacaatacgtgccttgctgcccctgctgtcactgggaaaggacaccacaagattaaacccaaagctaagcacttctcccattgcaagaagatcaatctagtaggccaaactaaaccgataattcgaagagacttgcaaagatatcaaatcatgcatataagaattcagagaataatcaaatagtattcatagataatcaagttcataaacccacaattcattggatctcggcaaacacaccgcaaaagagttacatcgaatagatctccaagaagatcgaggagaactttgtattgagatccaaagagagagaagaagccatctagctgcaacacccacaatgcggctatatctcccacgtgtcggggcacaacttagaggcatagccgcatggtaggtttgtcacaagaggggtaatcttcacacaatcccatgtactgaataagaaagggatacagagttggcttacaatcaccacttcacaccaatacaagttaaacatacatcatccagagtacaaacaGGGTCTGACTAAggaaccaaagtaaaagaagacaaccccaaatgctagattcccgatcgtcccaaatgggctccactactgatcaaccggaaacgaCACAAAACAATGacaaagatcttcatcgagctcccacttgagctcagttgcatcacctgcaactgtttggaagtatctgcgagtcacgaggactcagcaatctcacacccgcgagatcaagactatttaagcttatgggtagggtaaggtaatgaggtggatctgcagcaagcactaagcatatatggtggctaacatacacaaataagagcgagaagagaagcaacacaatggtcgagaagctagaaaagatcaagaagtgatcctggaactacttacgttgaagcataacacaagaccgtgttcacttcctggactccgccgagaagagaccatcacggctacacacgcggttggtgcattttaattaagtcaagtgtcaagttctctacaaccgaacattaacaaattcccatctgccacataaccgcgggcatgagtttcgaaagttcaaaccctgcaggggtgtcccaacttagcccatcacaagctctcacggtcaacgaaggatattccttttcccaggaagacccgatcagtctcggaatcccggttacaagacatttcgacaatggtaaaacaagaccagcaaagccacccgatgtgccaacaatcccgataggagtcacactgGATGagacaagctatgagtaaaaccagacctcgagtttccccgaggtggccccgcaggtggcttggtttggaccaacacttagagaagcactagccccccggggggcgggggggggggggggttaaaataaagatgtccctcgggctcgtgaaaacccaagggaaggttataggttgttaggaaaatgtaaaaccaagattgggccttactggaggagttttattcaaagcgaactgtcaaggggttcccataacacccaaccgcgtaaggaacacaaaatcaaggaacataacaccggtatgacggaaactagggcgacaagagtggaacaaaacaccaggcataaggccgagccttccaccctttaccaagtatatagatgcattaattaaataagatatattgtgaaatcccaacatatccatgttccaacatggaacaaacttcatcttcacctgcaactatcaacgctataagagggctgagcaaaaccggtaacatagccaaacaagttTGCTAGGGAAGGTGGGTTAtaggattgacatggcaatatgggaggcatgatatagcaagtggtaggtagcgcaacatagcgatagagcgaacaactggcaagcaaagatagaagtgatctcgagggtatggtcgtcttgcctgaaatctcgcaaggaagaagaacgagtccatgaagaaggaaaacggacgtagtcgaacggatcctcacaacatcacaacgaaaccgaagctaacgagagaagcaacccggaaagaaacaagcaacatggtaaacaaccatcacataaacatggcatgatgcacaatcaagactacaagttaagtggagctcaatatgcatcgggatgcatattgacaaaacaccacatgacttatttagttcactcccgtttaggtactcaacaatattaaatgttggttaacatggcaagaggtgaaacataattaaattaactatttaggcaagtttaaacgaGGCTGGtaataacaaacaacaagtccggtaaatccccatatgcatttagcaatttggtgcgacaacaaatttaaacattttagatgttattatcatgatgtagATGACAAATTCAAGTTggaagcaattttatgaaaaagttgacatgaacatgatatgaagcatttTTCATCATgcggaaatgaaaggggtgccatggcaacaaTAACGggaatggtgccacgacaacattccggttccagtaactcgattgagatgccggtgcaaaagaaaaagcgacgggagcgtgtcatgcaaggatggtggggcgatcccggataccgggtttccACGGGTcaacggcatggcaaacgaggaacaaCGTGCAAGCGACAATTCGAGCACggtgcaagcacgagcatctcatacaacacaatgcattcgttcatgggcgtcgtctcggtggtataccttcgaagcatgcgtttcGGGCGGAACGAGTTCCGTAGGGGAAGTAGGCGTTCATGGGACGTCGTGGATGTAGTGGTACACGTTGTCTTGTCGAATCAACGGCGGTTGTagttgttcagggtcttggcgggTCGTTGTGTAGTCATACATGTTCGATGTTGTACACGGTTGGAAGTCATGCATGtcccgtagatgttcagggtcactGCGAGGAACTTGTCGAATCCAGGGTCTCAGTCGTCGGTAGTGGTACACGCGTTCTTGGTACTTGGTGCCATCACCGTGTAGTCATACCCGAGGTCCTGCCCAGGGTCCTAAGGGCATCGGTCATTGTGGTACTTGTCAGTCCACGGTAGCAGATGTGTGCGACTGGGTGGTTTGGCTAACGCGCAGGGGCAGCGTGCATTCGTTCTCTGCCTGAACAAGGACGACATGGAGGCTGGAGGGCAACGGGGGCGCCACAAACTCCAGTGATGCAGCATGATGGGGAGGCATAGGGATGGCTGGGGTGGACGGATCAGACTCGGGATGCCGGATCCTGGCTGGTGGCGAAGCTCCATGACGGCAGATGAACTCCTCTGTAGGAAAACAGAGAGGGATGGAGTCgagtaagagagagagaggaagcagaggagcaaAAGGAGGGTCAAGGCACGGTGACTTGCTGACCTCCGGTGGCTCGTCTGGTTGCCGACGAGGCGGCTGGTCGTGGGGGAGACCCAAGGAAGAGGAGGCCGGGTCCGGCAGGCAGGGGCCGGGAGACGAGGTCGGAGATGCGAGGATGGGCAAGTCGGCGATGAGAGGCGAGCGACGCGGGCCTCCTGCTGGGCGTGGAGGACGATGGTTGCGGGTGCAGGTGCTCGAGGGGCTCCTCTCCTCGGGCGCTCGGGTGACGGGGATTGGCAAGGAGGCACTCGACGAGGAAGCAGGCGATGCAGCGGGGCGACGAGGATGGACGACGCTGGCGCAGAAGAGGAAGGAGGGCGGCGTTGGTGacaggggaggcgcgccatggggatcGAGCGCGGGTGCTCCTCCTAGCGCtagttgtgtgcgtgtgtgtgagtgGTGGCGGAGGGGGGACGAGGTGAGGGATCAAGGGGAGATGAGGGTCGGGCAGATGCTCGCTAGGGTTAGAAAGGATTGGGCCTCAAGGGGtttggtgggccggcctggcctagtggcatgcggctgctgggcttcttctctccctctctacTTTTTTCGTTAACAGAGAACTGGAAGAAAGgaaaggagagaagagaaggttagaggaagaatttgggcatgcaGAGAAAAGATCATGGATGCAAGATAGTTTAGAGATGAGAGGGATTTATAATGCAAGTTTGTTGCGGTggcttccaaataaatggaatattttattgtagctccctaatattgggaggatatgttataaagagaaatcaccattgtgaatatccctcgatttaaatggactgaAGATCCATACGAtcttatttagatgagtttttaaaattaaatgacatgatggcatgattcaatgcaaatgatgcaacaaacaaaacaaaacacacgacgaaactcagagtagctggaagtcttctggagcgtcggtctcggggtgtcacactagcaaataactatggacccaaaaggtctgtggtaaactactcacacatcatcagagaggctatggtgttgatgtagaagccctccgtgatcgaatccccctccgacggagcaccgaaaaaggccccaagatgggatctcacgggtacagaaggttgcggcggtggaaaaggtgtttagttgttctccccgatggtttcagggtataggcgaaagaagtaggtcggtggagctgcgaggggcccatgagggtgg from Triticum aestivum cultivar Chinese Spring chromosome 4A, IWGSC CS RefSeq v2.1, whole genome shotgun sequence harbors:
- the LOC123083776 gene encoding uncharacterized protein, which translates into the protein MAMKVEHLPDPHLPLIPHLVPPPPPLTHTHTTSARRSTRARSPWRASPVTNAALLPLLRQRRPSSSPRCIACFLVECLLANPRHPSARGEEPLEHLHPQPSSSTPSRRPASLASHRRLAHPRISDLVSRPLPAGPGLLFLGSPPRPAASSATRRATGEEFICRHGASPPARIRHPESDPSTPAIPMPPHHAASLEFVAPPLPSSLHVVLVQAENECTLPLRVSQTTQSHTSATVD